One window of the Anaerolineae bacterium genome contains the following:
- a CDS encoding KH domain-containing protein — MKELVEYIARSLVQHPEQVRVRERQSGRSVTITLHVASDDIGRVIGKNGRVANAIRALLKVQSSKEGKRVFLEIE; from the coding sequence GTGAAAGAGCTTGTCGAATATATCGCCAGATCGCTGGTCCAACATCCCGAACAGGTTCGCGTGCGGGAGAGGCAGTCGGGCCGCTCTGTAACCATCACGCTTCATGTGGCCTCGGACGATATCGGCCGCGTCATCGGCAAGAACGGACGCGTGGCCAATGCCATCCGCGCCCTTTTAAAGGTGCAGTCCTCGAAAGAGGGCAAGCGCGTGTTCCTGGAGATTGAATGA
- the rimM gene encoding 16S rRNA processing protein RimM → MKGQMPVQDDPIPTETDGQGVGGSEGRNASEPPRYLAVARIRRPWGVRGFVKIDVWTDFPERFRRPGRFYVGEDYRPIWLEQGRILKGQWLLKFAGHDTPESSGELRDQILYIRVEDAMPLGEDEYYIHEIIGLEVWTDAGERLGRITEVIETGANDVYVVDWQGKPLLLPAISQVVLSIDRQARCMVVHLMEGLVP, encoded by the coding sequence ATGAAGGGCCAGATGCCGGTGCAGGACGATCCCATACCAACAGAAACCGACGGGCAGGGAGTGGGGGGCTCAGAGGGGCGAAATGCTTCTGAGCCTCCTCGTTACCTGGCCGTGGCGCGCATCCGCCGGCCGTGGGGGGTGCGCGGCTTCGTCAAAATTGACGTGTGGACCGATTTCCCCGAACGCTTCCGCCGGCCCGGCCGCTTTTACGTCGGTGAGGATTACCGCCCCATCTGGCTGGAGCAGGGCCGCATCCTTAAGGGGCAGTGGTTGTTGAAATTCGCCGGCCATGATACCCCGGAGTCCAGCGGCGAACTGCGCGATCAGATCCTGTATATCCGCGTCGAAGATGCCATGCCGCTGGGCGAAGATGAGTACTATATCCACGAGATCATCGGGCTGGAAGTGTGGACGGACGCCGGCGAACGCCTGGGTCGGATCACGGAAGTCATCGAGACCGGCGCCAACGACGTCTACGTCGTGGACTGGCAGGGCAAACCCCTGCTCCTGCCAGCGATATCCCAGGTCGTCCTCTCTATTGACCGCCAGGCACGCTGCATGGTCGTCCACCTGATGGAAGGCCTGGTGCCTTGA
- the dprA gene encoding DNA-protecting protein DprA has translation MDERAYWLGLHMVPGVGPARFRLLLQAFGSMSAAWEAPADSLREAGLDRRTVEQITSARRRLDLERECERLAERGITILTWDDPQYPRLLRAVDSAPPVLFVQGELTPADEWALAVVGTRYATGYGREVTRRLVTPLAKMGVTIVSGLALGIDGEAHRAALEAGGRTIAVLACGLDQIYPPEHRRLAQEIVEHGALLSEYPLGTLPERRNFPPRNRLISGLARATLVVEAGSQSGALITARFAAEQGRDVFAVPGSILSPRQSGTNWLIQEGAIPVVSHEDIVRCLQLEMLPAKQEAQRVLDISPAESALLACLGEEPMHIDELGRRSGLTIDVVSSTLTIMELKGLVRQMGGMQYVSTVQTPLDRPTGPSRPLRE, from the coding sequence ATGGACGAGCGGGCATATTGGTTGGGACTTCATATGGTGCCGGGCGTGGGGCCGGCGCGCTTTCGCCTCTTGCTCCAGGCCTTTGGGAGCATGTCGGCGGCCTGGGAGGCGCCGGCTGATTCCCTGCGGGAGGCCGGCCTGGACCGCCGCACCGTGGAGCAAATTACCTCCGCCCGCCGGCGGTTGGACCTGGAACGGGAATGCGAACGCCTGGCGGAGCGCGGCATCACCATCCTGACCTGGGATGACCCGCAGTATCCCCGCTTACTGCGCGCGGTGGACAGCGCGCCGCCGGTGCTGTTCGTGCAGGGCGAGCTGACGCCGGCGGACGAATGGGCGCTGGCCGTGGTGGGCACGCGCTATGCCACGGGCTACGGCCGTGAGGTCACACGCCGGCTGGTGACGCCGCTGGCGAAGATGGGCGTCACCATTGTCAGCGGCCTGGCGCTGGGCATTGACGGCGAGGCGCACCGCGCCGCGCTGGAGGCCGGCGGGCGCACCATCGCGGTCCTGGCGTGCGGCTTGGACCAGATATATCCACCCGAGCACCGCCGGCTGGCCCAGGAAATCGTCGAGCACGGCGCCCTGCTCTCGGAATATCCGCTTGGCACTCTGCCGGAGCGCCGTAATTTCCCGCCCCGCAATCGGCTCATCAGCGGTTTGGCGCGCGCCACACTGGTGGTAGAGGCCGGCAGTCAGAGCGGCGCGCTCATCACCGCCCGATTTGCCGCCGAGCAGGGCCGGGATGTCTTTGCCGTGCCCGGCAGTATCCTTTCCCCTCGTCAGTCCGGCACCAACTGGCTCATTCAAGAGGGCGCTATCCCTGTGGTGAGCCATGAGGATATCGTGCGCTGTCTGCAGTTGGAAATGCTGCCGGCCAAGCAGGAGGCACAGCGCGTCCTGGACATCTCGCCGGCAGAGAGCGCCTTGCTCGCCTGCCTGGGCGAGGAACCGATGCACATTGACGAGCTGGGCCGGCGCTCTGGGCTTACCATTGATGTGGTCAGCAGTACCCTCACCATCATGGAACTGAAGGGGCTGGTGCGGCAGATGGGCGGCATGCAGTATGTCAGCACGGTGCAAACGCCCTTGGACCGCCCCACCGGCCCTTCCAGACCACTTCGTGAATGA
- the topA gene encoding type I DNA topoisomerase, whose translation MKVPLADPVPTFNKRGQPITRGRCPQCGTTLTRLGRTPAHENLAPPDPPERSGKLVIVESPAKARTVGRFLGKGYKVEASIGHVRDLLRSRLSVDVEDNFRPQYRVPNEKKAVVKKLAQEAEKAEEIYLATDPDREGEAIAWHLLEAAKIDPSRARRVVFHEITRDAIEEAFANPRDINQNLVNAQQARRILDRLVGYQISPLLWERVRNRTTAGRVQSVAVRLIVEREREIQSFVPQEYWSISAELAKHEEPVPKSRKTFIAKLARIRGAEVDLKNEAETRQVIEELERSLYRVAGIKRGQRKRRPSPPFTTSTMQQEASRRLGFTAKRTMAVAQALYEGIPLGDKEGPVGLITYMRTDSVHVAEVAQREARQFIQQAFGESYLPPHPPVYKTKVKGAQEAHEAIRPTSVFRTPEKVRPYLNRDQFRLYELIWKRFVASQMAPAELDTLTVDIHAGPSPEQMPYLFRVSGSSVRFSGFLAVYEEARDEDAAPAEGESPIDLPPLEKGDPLDLIRLLPEQHFTQPPPRYTEATLVRALEERGIGRPSTYAPIISTIQARGYVERVDRRLVPTQLGMIVNDLLVEHFPDIVDYDFTARMEENLDRIAAGEVDWVPVLKDFYAGFSQELEKARQTMQKIELDEGVTDEVCEQCGSPMVIKYGRFGKFLACSNYPACKNTKSYAEKVGARCPECGGDLVKRRTRRGRTFYGCSNYPACGFTIWKEPLSTACPQCGGLLVVDRKGWAKCYHCQEEFEIDSLPVGEAVSE comes from the coding sequence ATGAAGGTGCCCCTGGCAGACCCTGTCCCGACGTTCAACAAGAGGGGCCAGCCCATCACCCGGGGGCGCTGTCCGCAGTGCGGCACAACGTTGACGCGCCTCGGCCGCACGCCGGCGCATGAGAACCTGGCGCCGCCGGACCCGCCCGAGCGCTCCGGCAAGCTGGTGATTGTGGAGTCGCCGGCGAAGGCGCGCACCGTGGGCCGCTTCCTGGGTAAAGGATATAAGGTGGAAGCGTCTATCGGCCATGTGCGCGACCTCCTGCGCTCGCGGCTTTCGGTGGATGTGGAGGATAACTTCAGGCCCCAGTACCGCGTCCCCAACGAGAAAAAAGCGGTGGTGAAGAAGCTGGCGCAGGAGGCCGAGAAGGCGGAGGAGATTTACCTGGCCACTGACCCGGACCGGGAAGGAGAGGCCATCGCCTGGCACCTCTTGGAGGCGGCCAAGATTGATCCCTCCCGGGCGCGGCGGGTGGTCTTCCATGAGATCACCCGCGATGCCATCGAGGAGGCGTTTGCCAACCCGCGCGACATCAACCAGAACCTGGTGAACGCCCAGCAGGCGCGCCGCATCTTGGACCGGCTGGTCGGATATCAGATCAGCCCTCTGCTGTGGGAACGCGTGCGCAACCGCACCACCGCCGGCCGCGTGCAGTCCGTCGCCGTGCGCCTCATCGTCGAGCGGGAGCGCGAGATCCAATCCTTCGTCCCGCAGGAGTACTGGTCCATCAGCGCCGAGCTGGCCAAGCATGAAGAACCTGTCCCGAAGTCACGCAAGACCTTCATTGCGAAGCTGGCGCGCATTCGAGGCGCTGAGGTAGACCTCAAGAACGAGGCGGAGACCCGCCAGGTCATCGAGGAGCTGGAGCGCTCGCTGTACCGCGTGGCGGGGATCAAGCGCGGCCAGCGCAAGCGCCGGCCCTCTCCGCCTTTCACCACGAGCACCATGCAGCAGGAAGCCTCACGCCGGCTGGGCTTCACCGCCAAGCGCACCATGGCCGTGGCGCAGGCCCTGTACGAGGGCATCCCTCTTGGCGATAAAGAGGGGCCGGTGGGCCTCATCACCTATATGCGTACCGATTCGGTGCATGTCGCCGAGGTTGCCCAGCGGGAAGCGCGCCAATTTATCCAGCAGGCATTCGGGGAATCGTACCTGCCCCCACACCCCCCGGTCTATAAGACGAAGGTGAAGGGCGCACAGGAGGCCCATGAAGCTATCCGCCCGACCTCGGTGTTCCGCACGCCGGAAAAGGTGCGTCCGTACCTGAATCGCGATCAGTTCCGCCTATACGAGTTGATCTGGAAGCGGTTTGTGGCGAGCCAGATGGCGCCGGCGGAGCTGGACACGCTGACGGTGGACATTCACGCCGGCCCTTCTCCGGAGCAAATGCCCTACCTTTTCCGGGTGAGCGGCTCGTCGGTGCGCTTCTCCGGCTTCCTGGCGGTATATGAGGAAGCGCGGGATGAGGACGCGGCGCCGGCGGAGGGCGAAAGCCCCATTGACCTGCCGCCGCTGGAAAAGGGGGACCCGCTGGACCTTATCCGCCTACTGCCGGAACAGCATTTCACCCAGCCGCCGCCGCGCTACACCGAGGCCACGCTGGTGCGCGCCCTGGAGGAGCGCGGCATCGGCCGGCCGAGCACCTACGCGCCCATCATCTCCACCATCCAGGCGCGCGGCTACGTGGAACGGGTGGACCGCCGGCTGGTGCCCACGCAGTTGGGCATGATCGTGAATGACCTGCTGGTGGAGCATTTCCCGGACATTGTGGACTACGATTTCACGGCTCGGATGGAGGAGAACCTGGACCGCATCGCGGCCGGCGAGGTCGACTGGGTGCCCGTGCTCAAGGACTTCTACGCCGGGTTCTCCCAGGAGCTGGAAAAGGCCCGCCAGACCATGCAGAAGATCGAGCTGGATGAGGGGGTCACCGACGAGGTCTGCGAGCAGTGCGGCAGTCCCATGGTCATCAAGTACGGGCGGTTTGGCAAGTTCCTGGCCTGCAGTAATTACCCGGCCTGCAAGAATACAAAGTCGTATGCCGAAAAGGTCGGGGCGCGCTGTCCGGAGTGCGGGGGAGACCTGGTGAAGCGGCGCACCCGCCGCGGCCGCACTTTCTACGGCTGTTCCAATTATCCAGCCTGCGGTTTTACCATCTGGAAGGAACCGTTATCCACAGCTTGTCCACAATGCGGCGGCCTGCTGGTGGTGGACCGGAAGGGATGGGCCAAGTGCTACCACTGTCAGGAAGAGTTCGAGATCGATTCTCTGCCCGTGGGCGAGGCGGTGAGCGAATAG
- the xerC gene encoding tyrosine recombinase XerC: MAERNASTYTLRNYQREVQEFLEFVQEEGVSDLNQVTRAVARRYIAWLGSKEYAQASVARRVSEVRSFFRYLQRIHWVVANPFERVAGPKLPRRLPQYLTVEEVERLLAAPDLSTPLGIRNAAILEVLYSAGVRISELVSLNVSSVNLAAGEIRVWGKGAKERVAFLGRQAQAALARYLQEARPKLAAGSRHGRPSPALFLNQRGERLSARGVQGILQELARAAGIEKRVTPHVLRHSFATHLLEGGADLRAVQEMLGHANLYTTQIYTHVSQRHMRRVYLQAHPRAGGEEPADIAHVPDSPTPSQKKEES, encoded by the coding sequence ATGGCGGAGCGCAACGCCTCGACCTATACCCTGCGCAATTACCAGCGCGAGGTGCAGGAATTCCTGGAGTTCGTCCAGGAAGAGGGCGTTTCCGACCTGAATCAGGTCACCCGTGCCGTGGCCCGGCGGTATATTGCCTGGCTGGGCAGTAAGGAATATGCCCAGGCGAGCGTGGCACGCCGCGTCTCGGAGGTGCGCTCGTTCTTCCGCTATCTGCAGAGGATCCACTGGGTGGTGGCGAACCCCTTTGAGCGGGTCGCCGGCCCCAAGCTTCCCCGCCGCCTGCCCCAGTACCTGACGGTGGAAGAGGTGGAGCGCCTGCTGGCCGCGCCGGACCTTTCGACGCCGCTGGGCATCCGCAACGCGGCCATTCTCGAGGTACTGTATTCCGCTGGCGTGCGCATCAGCGAGCTGGTCTCCCTGAATGTCAGCAGTGTCAACCTGGCGGCGGGGGAGATTCGCGTCTGGGGGAAGGGGGCCAAAGAGCGTGTGGCGTTCCTGGGGCGCCAGGCCCAGGCCGCGCTAGCACGTTATTTGCAGGAAGCGCGTCCCAAACTCGCCGCCGGCAGTCGGCACGGCCGGCCGTCGCCGGCGCTGTTCCTGAACCAGCGGGGGGAGCGCCTCTCGGCGCGAGGAGTGCAGGGCATCTTGCAGGAGCTGGCGCGCGCCGCCGGCATCGAGAAAAGGGTTACCCCGCATGTACTGCGGCATTCCTTCGCCACTCATCTGCTGGAGGGCGGCGCCGATCTGCGCGCGGTGCAGGAAATGCTCGGGCATGCCAACCTGTACACCACGCAGATTTACACCCATGTCAGTCAGCGCCACATGCGCAGGGTCTATTTGCAAGCGCATCCGCGCGCCGGCGGCGAAGAGCCGGCCGATATCGCCCACGTTCCCGATTCACCCACGCCGTCACAAAAGAAGGAGGAATCATGA
- a CDS encoding aminopeptidase P family protein, with translation MIPERLARLRQKMQELGVDTFMVTQPENRRYLSGFTGSAGVLFITQEAALIATDFRYYEQSRQEAPLFELVKIEGKLEELLPHILERLGSRKVAFEGDHLTYDAYTTYRQAIPEQIDLVSTKDVVRWLRAVKEPEEIAAIRKAVALTDRAFDILREMMQPGMIERELAWKLEQEMRQAGAEKLSFDVILAGGPASAMAHAKASERPLQAGQPVVIDTGCVWQGYCSDLTRTVILGEPDARFMEIYGIVRQAQERAQANLRAGMKGNEAHALAEEVIERAGYGDAFGHGLGHGVGLAIHELPVLSPLSDHTLEAGMVFSVEPGIYLPEWGGVRIEDLVLLTEQGVEVLSQAKKEPVIPIR, from the coding sequence ATGATTCCCGAACGATTGGCCCGTCTGCGGCAGAAGATGCAGGAGCTGGGTGTGGATACCTTTATGGTGACCCAGCCGGAGAACCGGCGCTATCTGAGCGGCTTCACCGGCTCCGCCGGCGTGCTGTTCATCACCCAGGAAGCCGCCCTGATCGCCACCGATTTTCGGTATTATGAGCAGTCCCGCCAGGAAGCCCCCCTGTTCGAGCTGGTCAAGATCGAGGGCAAGCTCGAAGAGCTGTTGCCCCATATCCTGGAGCGTCTGGGCTCGCGCAAGGTGGCGTTCGAGGGCGATCACCTGACGTATGACGCGTACACCACGTACCGACAGGCCATCCCAGAGCAGATTGACCTGGTGTCCACCAAGGATGTGGTGCGCTGGCTGAGGGCGGTCAAGGAACCAGAGGAGATCGCGGCGATCCGCAAGGCGGTGGCGCTGACCGATCGGGCCTTTGACATCTTGCGGGAGATGATGCAGCCGGGCATGATCGAGCGGGAGCTGGCTTGGAAGCTGGAGCAGGAGATGCGGCAGGCCGGCGCTGAGAAACTGTCCTTCGACGTCATCCTGGCCGGCGGGCCGGCGTCTGCCATGGCGCATGCGAAGGCGAGCGAGCGGCCTCTGCAGGCCGGCCAGCCCGTCGTCATCGACACCGGCTGTGTGTGGCAGGGCTACTGCTCCGATTTGACCCGTACCGTTATCCTGGGGGAACCGGATGCGCGCTTCATGGAGATATACGGGATTGTGCGGCAGGCGCAGGAGCGCGCCCAAGCGAACCTCCGGGCCGGCATGAAGGGCAACGAGGCGCATGCGCTGGCGGAGGAGGTCATCGAGCGGGCCGGCTACGGCGATGCCTTCGGCCATGGGCTGGGGCACGGCGTGGGGCTGGCCATTCACGAACTGCCTGTGCTCAGCCCGCTTTCCGACCACACCCTGGAGGCCGGCATGGTCTTCAGCGTGGAGCCTGGCATCTATCTCCCCGAGTGGGGTGGGGTGCGCATCGAGGACCTTGTCTTGCTGACGGAGCAGGGCGTTGAGGTGCTCAGCCAGGCGAAAAAGGAGCCGGTCATCCCCATCCGCTGA